From a region of the Tenggerimyces flavus genome:
- a CDS encoding glycerophosphodiester phosphodiesterase has product MTFTLVGHRGSLGTEPENTLRSFRRAAEVGADMVELDLRVTSDGQLVVLHDHDVARTTNGSGDISALTLAEAKQLDAGEGERIPTFAEVLDVVTVPVQAEIKAPAATAGTVELIRERNLLDRVWVISFIPEVLAETQRICPEAHRGLIFGEVPADAIQQARSLGAEVLCVGISSLTPELAEECHSNGLDIYSWTVNSREQLVHALRCGADGVTSDFPERLRGVLTGDDEALELLAKRG; this is encoded by the coding sequence GTGACGTTCACTCTGGTCGGACATCGTGGCTCCCTGGGCACCGAGCCCGAGAACACACTTCGTTCATTTCGCCGCGCCGCCGAGGTCGGTGCGGACATGGTCGAGCTGGATCTGCGCGTGACCAGCGACGGACAACTCGTGGTGTTGCACGACCACGACGTCGCGCGCACGACGAACGGTTCGGGCGACATTTCCGCACTTACCCTCGCCGAAGCCAAGCAGTTGGACGCGGGCGAGGGGGAGCGCATTCCTACGTTCGCGGAAGTGCTGGATGTGGTCACGGTTCCAGTCCAGGCCGAGATCAAGGCTCCCGCGGCGACCGCGGGGACGGTGGAGTTGATTCGGGAACGGAATCTGCTCGACCGCGTCTGGGTGATCTCGTTCATCCCGGAGGTGCTCGCCGAAACCCAGCGGATCTGCCCGGAAGCGCATCGCGGCCTGATCTTCGGGGAGGTTCCGGCCGACGCGATCCAGCAGGCGCGTTCGCTGGGTGCGGAAGTGCTGTGCGTGGGGATTTCCTCGCTCACTCCGGAGCTCGCCGAGGAATGTCATTCGAACGGTCTCGACATCTATTCCTGGACCGTGAACTCGCGGGAGCAGCTCGTGCACGCGTTGCGGTGCGGGGCGGACGGGGTGACGTCGGACTTCCCGGAACGGCTGCGCGGTGTGTTGACCGGCGACGACGAGGCCCTGGAGCTGCTCGCGAAGCGCGGCTGA
- a CDS encoding DUF1707 and DUF4190 domain-containing protein produces MTHDSPGMRASDNDRERAADVLKAALAEGRLSYDEHSTRLNDVMTSRTYGELVQVTSDLPGGLGNHPAPMANTWQQPPPGYAPRREPEQLAVASLVLGILGFFTGITAIPAVITGHLALSRIKRNKTEGHGMAVGGLVMGYLAIAIGVVVAIFVVGMIMFVGTSGGFDGGPGGPPPIPADAVPGPGDGPG; encoded by the coding sequence ATGACCCACGACTCGCCCGGCATGCGGGCCTCGGACAACGACCGCGAGCGCGCGGCCGACGTCCTGAAGGCCGCCCTCGCGGAGGGCCGGCTGAGCTACGACGAGCACTCCACGCGGCTCAACGACGTGATGACCTCGCGGACGTACGGCGAGCTCGTCCAGGTCACGTCCGACCTGCCCGGCGGCCTTGGCAACCACCCGGCGCCGATGGCGAACACCTGGCAGCAGCCTCCTCCCGGCTACGCGCCCCGCCGCGAGCCCGAGCAGCTCGCCGTGGCGTCGCTCGTGCTGGGCATCCTCGGCTTCTTCACCGGGATCACGGCGATCCCCGCGGTGATCACCGGGCACCTCGCTCTGAGCCGGATCAAGCGGAACAAGACCGAGGGCCACGGCATGGCGGTCGGCGGCCTGGTGATGGGCTACCTCGCGATCGCGATCGGCGTCGTCGTGGCGATCTTCGTGGTCGGGATGATCATGTTCGTGGGAACGAGCGGCGGCTTCGACGGCGGCCCCGGCGGACCCCCGCCGATCCCCGCCGACGCCGTCCCCGGCCCGGGCGACGGCCCGGGCTAG
- a CDS encoding DUF1707 and DUF4190 domain-containing protein, with product MSDWQSIRASDADRERAADVLKAALAEGRLDFDEHRTRLDRLMRSSTYGQMHQVIGDLPTSGIPMPLSPPGELVRPTAGAVSPWATPYQPYVHPKPNEGMATASLVLGIMAPFCGVTGIPAIITGHVALSRIQESGAGGKGMAIGGLVLGYVFTGLILLAVIAGIAGS from the coding sequence ATGAGCGACTGGCAGTCGATACGAGCATCAGACGCGGACCGCGAGCGAGCGGCCGACGTCCTGAAAGCCGCGCTCGCCGAAGGGCGACTGGACTTCGACGAGCACCGCACCCGTCTCGACCGGCTCATGCGTTCCAGCACGTACGGCCAGATGCACCAGGTCATCGGCGACCTGCCGACGAGCGGCATCCCGATGCCCCTCAGCCCGCCAGGTGAGCTCGTCCGTCCCACGGCGGGGGCCGTCAGCCCGTGGGCGACGCCGTACCAGCCGTACGTTCACCCGAAGCCGAACGAAGGCATGGCGACCGCGTCGCTGGTGCTCGGGATCATGGCTCCGTTCTGTGGTGTCACGGGCATCCCCGCGATCATCACCGGGCACGTCGCGCTCAGCCGCATCCAGGAGTCCGGGGCGGGCGGCAAGGGCATGGCGATCGGCGGGCTGGTCCTCGGGTACGTGTTCACCGGGTTGATCCTCCTGGCCGTGATCGCCGGGATCGCCGGAAGCTGA